Proteins encoded together in one Thermoplasmatales archaeon BRNA1 window:
- a CDS encoding dihydroorotase, multifunctional complex type has protein sequence MRMDPEKVICGRMYVDGQLQYMEAGISEGKIVSVGKHVSGGEERIDLGSSMTVLPGFMDPHVHLRDPGMTQKEDFVTGTTSALYGGVTCVLDMPNTKPPVTDIPTLMDKKAAVKGRAFVDYGLFAALTPSAPVDMLAPHVPAFKLFMGSTTGNILLNDDAEIAPLMEEIARTGKVLSVHAEDDSLIVHGVQENCCQDHLRNRPAEAEYSAIRRLSKYRGTKVNICHTTNAEQVGMAREVGFTTEVTMHHLLFNAERNTSAFYKTNPPVRDENSRKGLFESFRKGDITMFGTDHAPHTYDEKSQEFDAAPGGIPGVETTMPMVMEMVRAGTITMDLAVRMGAEKPAEVFSVGKGRIAPGCDADFAIFDFRRVTEIDQKKLHSKAGWSVYHGMKAIFPDTVIIRGQVQLKDGELCGERIGRDICG, from the coding sequence ATGAGGATGGACCCGGAGAAGGTCATCTGCGGACGCATGTACGTCGACGGTCAGCTCCAGTACATGGAGGCCGGCATATCCGAGGGGAAGATAGTCTCCGTAGGAAAGCACGTCTCCGGAGGCGAGGAGAGGATCGACCTGGGATCGAGCATGACCGTACTCCCGGGATTCATGGATCCCCATGTCCATCTCCGCGACCCGGGAATGACCCAGAAGGAGGATTTCGTGACAGGGACGACATCCGCGCTGTACGGCGGGGTGACCTGCGTCCTCGACATGCCGAACACCAAACCTCCGGTCACAGATATCCCGACGCTCATGGACAAGAAGGCCGCCGTGAAGGGCAGGGCGTTCGTCGATTACGGCCTGTTCGCCGCTCTCACCCCCAGCGCGCCGGTCGATATGCTGGCGCCCCATGTCCCCGCATTCAAGCTTTTCATGGGATCCACCACGGGCAACATCCTCCTGAATGATGATGCCGAAATCGCCCCTCTCATGGAGGAGATCGCCCGTACAGGCAAGGTTCTCAGCGTTCACGCCGAGGACGACAGTCTCATAGTACACGGGGTCCAGGAGAACTGCTGCCAGGACCACCTGCGCAACCGTCCGGCCGAGGCCGAATACAGTGCCATACGGAGACTTTCGAAGTATCGCGGCACGAAGGTAAACATCTGCCACACCACCAACGCCGAGCAGGTCGGGATGGCCCGCGAGGTCGGGTTCACCACCGAGGTGACCATGCACCACCTGCTTTTCAACGCGGAGAGGAACACGTCCGCATTCTACAAGACGAACCCCCCGGTCAGGGACGAGAACTCCAGGAAGGGGCTCTTCGAATCCTTCAGGAAGGGGGACATCACCATGTTCGGCACCGACCATGCTCCCCACACCTACGACGAGAAGTCGCAGGAGTTCGATGCCGCTCCCGGGGGAATCCCCGGGGTGGAGACCACCATGCCGATGGTCATGGAGATGGTCAGGGCGGGGACCATCACGATGGATCTAGCCGTCAGGATGGGTGCCGAGAAGCCAGCCGAGGTGTTCTCGGTCGGCAAGGGGAGGATCGCGCCGGGCTGCGACGCGGACTTCGCGATCTTCGACTTCCGCAGGGTGACCGAGATCGACCAGAAGAAGCTGCATTCCAAGGCCGGATGGTCCGTCTATCACGGAATGAAGGCCATATTCCCCGACACCGTTATAATCAGGGGACAGGTACAGCTGAAGGACGGCGAACTCTGCGGAGAGCGCATCGGGAGGGACATCTGTGGCTGA